In the genome of Acidimicrobiia bacterium, one region contains:
- the ppk1 gene encoding polyphosphate kinase 1: protein MIESTSRYTNRELSLLDFQERVLALAEDPNLPILERVRFLAIVASNLDEFFQVRVAGLREQMASGLDGGAPDEISVADQLNAIRSRCITLRERMGRLLEAELLPGLAEHGILMVTWDDLADEERKQLEAIFEREIYPMLTPLAVDPTHPFPYISNLSLNLAVTVGDPRGARERFARVKVPPLLPRFLAVPGTTSFVPVEEVIAAHLEALFPGMEIVSSHPFRVTRSAEQALEEDEADDLLEAIEELLQTRHRFSRLVRLEIDTTMPEAVVDLLMEEMRIGSDQVYTQHGHLDMAGLSLLASLPRPDLVHRSWVPTTQPILGHLDPGETLFDRLQRRDVLVHLPYEAFGTSVGAFIAAAARDPQVVAIKQTLYRTSAADDPARGGEQSIVQSLMGAARAGKQVVVLVELKARFDEEANIAWARMLEEAGVHVVYGVAGLKTHAKVALVVRREGDELRRYSHIGTGNYNPKTARLYEDLGLLTVDPDIGADLSELFNLLTGFGYAGRFRRLLVAPDHLRNEVTARIRTQAALGEEGSICIKLNHLVDPAIIDELYAASAAGTRIDLIVRGMCCLRPGVPGLSENITVRSIVGRYLEHSRVYRFGRGETAEYLIGSADMMPRNLGGRVEVLVPITHPRLRRRLEEMLLVYLADDRLAWQLSDQSWEKVATEIGLDAQVRFQHLAAARSQGALPDPGTAAAPPDLVVAAGGLVTRVVGGVTEMLLVHRPRYDDWSFPKGKLDEGESPAEAAMREVEEETGFYCSLGDRVGIVEYRDRSGAPKVVHYFAMEHQTGRFAPNPEVDQIAWLTPSAAVERLSYGRDRALLRSWADGG from the coding sequence GTGATCGAATCGACCTCCCGCTACACCAACCGCGAGCTGTCCCTGCTCGACTTCCAGGAGCGGGTGCTGGCGCTCGCCGAGGATCCCAACCTTCCCATCCTGGAACGGGTTCGATTCCTCGCCATCGTCGCCTCCAACCTCGACGAGTTCTTTCAGGTGCGGGTGGCGGGCCTGCGTGAGCAGATGGCCTCTGGCCTCGACGGTGGCGCACCCGATGAGATCTCCGTGGCCGACCAGCTGAACGCCATCCGCAGCCGGTGCATCACTCTGCGGGAACGGATGGGCCGGCTGCTCGAAGCCGAGTTGCTCCCTGGCCTTGCCGAGCACGGGATCCTCATGGTCACCTGGGACGACCTGGCCGATGAGGAGCGCAAGCAGTTGGAGGCGATCTTCGAGCGAGAGATCTACCCGATGCTCACCCCGCTCGCCGTAGACCCCACCCATCCCTTCCCCTACATCTCCAACCTGTCGCTGAACCTGGCGGTGACAGTCGGCGACCCGAGAGGTGCCCGGGAACGCTTCGCCAGGGTGAAGGTTCCGCCCCTGCTGCCGCGGTTCCTGGCCGTCCCCGGAACGACCAGTTTCGTGCCGGTGGAGGAAGTCATCGCCGCCCACCTCGAGGCACTGTTTCCCGGCATGGAGATCGTGAGCAGCCACCCGTTCCGGGTCACCCGCAGTGCCGAGCAGGCATTGGAGGAGGACGAGGCCGACGACCTCCTCGAGGCAATCGAAGAGCTCCTCCAGACCCGCCATCGTTTCAGCAGGCTGGTCCGGCTCGAGATCGACACCACCATGCCCGAAGCCGTGGTCGACCTCCTCATGGAGGAGATGCGGATCGGCAGCGACCAGGTGTACACCCAGCATGGCCATCTCGACATGGCAGGCCTGTCGCTGCTCGCCTCCCTCCCGCGCCCCGACCTGGTCCACAGATCATGGGTCCCGACGACCCAGCCGATCCTCGGGCACCTGGATCCCGGCGAGACCCTGTTCGACCGCCTGCAGCGACGCGACGTGCTCGTCCACCTCCCGTACGAGGCTTTCGGCACATCGGTCGGAGCGTTCATCGCAGCCGCCGCCCGCGATCCTCAGGTGGTGGCGATCAAGCAGACCCTGTACCGGACCTCTGCCGCCGACGACCCGGCGCGCGGTGGCGAGCAGTCGATCGTGCAATCCCTGATGGGTGCCGCCCGCGCCGGGAAGCAGGTGGTGGTGCTGGTCGAGCTGAAGGCTCGTTTCGACGAGGAGGCCAACATCGCCTGGGCCCGAATGCTGGAGGAAGCCGGCGTCCATGTGGTGTACGGGGTCGCCGGTCTGAAGACCCATGCCAAGGTGGCCCTGGTGGTACGACGCGAGGGCGACGAGCTGCGCCGGTACTCCCACATCGGCACCGGAAACTACAACCCGAAGACGGCGCGCCTCTACGAGGATCTCGGTCTGCTCACCGTGGATCCCGACATCGGAGCCGACCTCTCCGAGCTGTTCAACCTGCTCACCGGGTTCGGGTACGCCGGCCGCTTCCGGCGTCTGCTGGTGGCCCCCGATCACCTGCGAAACGAGGTCACCGCCCGGATCCGGACCCAGGCAGCCCTCGGGGAAGAGGGCTCGATCTGCATCAAGCTGAATCACCTGGTGGACCCGGCGATCATCGACGAGCTGTACGCCGCCTCGGCGGCCGGGACCAGGATCGACCTGATCGTGCGCGGCATGTGCTGCCTGCGTCCCGGCGTGCCCGGCCTCTCGGAGAACATCACGGTGCGCTCCATCGTGGGTCGGTACCTGGAGCACTCCCGGGTGTACCGGTTCGGACGGGGCGAGACGGCGGAGTACCTGATCGGCTCGGCCGACATGATGCCCCGCAACCTGGGCGGGCGGGTCGAGGTGCTGGTCCCGATCACCCATCCCCGCCTGCGGCGACGGCTCGAGGAGATGCTCCTGGTCTACCTTGCCGACGATCGGCTCGCCTGGCAGCTCTCCGACCAGTCCTGGGAGAAGGTCGCCACCGAGATCGGCCTCGACGCCCAGGTGCGCTTCCAGCACCTCGCCGCCGCCCGGTCCCAGGGAGCCCTGCCCGACCCCGGCACGGCGGCAGCCCCCCCCGATCTCGTCGTCGCGGCAGGCGGCCTGGTGACCAGGGTGGTCGGCGGCGTCACCGAGATGCTCCTGGTCCACCGACCCCGCTACGACGACTGGTCGTTCCCCAAGGGGAAGCTGGACGAGGGCGAGTCGCCGGCCGAGGCGGCGATGCGCGAGGTGGAAGAAGAGACCGGCTTCTACTGCTCCCTGGGCGACCGGGTGGGCATCGTCGAGTACCGCGACCGCTCGGGAGCCCCGAAGGTG
- the meaB gene encoding methylmalonyl Co-A mutase-associated GTPase MeaB, whose product MTAPEALVSAVTAGDRRALARLITLVEDDLPGAAEALREAFTAAAPSHRIGITGAPGAGKSTLTDRLIAAARDAGETVAVLAVDPTSPFTGGAVLGDRVRMQDHVLDRGVFVRSMASRGHLGGLAVAAPKALLAMEAGGFSRLIVETVGVGQDEVEVVSAADTVVVVVTPGWGDGIQAAKAGILEIGNVFVVNKADREGAAETVADLRAMLDMGSHDGWVPPVLETVAVEDRGVAEVWEAIRAHRTHMGDPGVARARSRRRLWELETALVGELRERARRAMDQGSQLVAAVAAGETDPWTAAGILAAR is encoded by the coding sequence ATCACCGCACCCGAGGCCCTGGTGTCCGCCGTCACCGCAGGTGACCGCCGGGCGCTGGCCCGTCTGATCACCCTGGTCGAAGACGACCTCCCGGGTGCCGCCGAGGCGTTGAGGGAGGCGTTCACCGCCGCCGCACCCTCCCACCGCATCGGCATCACCGGAGCACCCGGCGCCGGGAAGTCGACGCTCACCGACCGGCTCATCGCCGCCGCCCGTGACGCCGGCGAGACCGTGGCGGTGCTCGCCGTCGACCCCACCAGCCCGTTCACCGGCGGGGCGGTACTGGGCGATCGGGTGCGGATGCAGGATCACGTGCTCGATCGGGGCGTGTTCGTGCGCTCGATGGCGAGCCGCGGCCACCTGGGCGGGCTGGCAGTGGCCGCTCCCAAGGCGCTGCTCGCCATGGAGGCCGGCGGGTTCTCTCGTCTGATCGTGGAGACCGTCGGCGTGGGTCAGGATGAGGTGGAGGTGGTATCCGCCGCCGACACCGTGGTGGTCGTGGTCACCCCCGGCTGGGGAGACGGGATCCAGGCCGCCAAGGCGGGGATCCTCGAGATCGGGAACGTGTTCGTCGTCAACAAGGCCGACCGGGAAGGGGCCGCCGAGACCGTCGCCGATCTCCGGGCGATGCTCGACATGGGAAGCCATGACGGCTGGGTGCCGCCGGTCCTGGAGACGGTCGCCGTCGAGGACCGCGGAGTGGCCGAGGTGTGGGAGGCGATCCGGGCCCATCGCACCCACATGGGAGACCCGGGTGTGGCGCGTGCTCGGAGCCGCCGCCGGCTCTGGGAGTTGGAGACTGCCCTGGTGGGTGAGCTGAGGGAGCGGGCGCGTCGGGCGATGGACCAGGGCTCGCAGCTGGTTGCGGCGGTCGCCGCCGGTGAGACCGACCCGTGGACGGCTGCCGGGATTCTCGCCGCACGCTGA
- a CDS encoding enoyl-CoA hydratase/isomerase family protein yields MTLVRTDRHGAVAVITLDRPPVNALGAALIADFGVAVAEAADPEVRAVVVTGSPHFAAGADIAAFKTLMDEGGSAAELGEDLGRVLQMLAALPKPVVAAVRGFALGGGLELAMACDLRMFSADARVGQPEIKLGVIPGAGGTQRLPRLIGIGRARDLVYTGRMVDAAEAKAIGLADRLVADAELDDAALEWATELASGATAAIAIAKAAIDRGWDLPLLDALGLEAAGFREAFGTSDAVEGVTAFLDKRPPRFQGV; encoded by the coding sequence ATGACCCTGGTTCGTACCGATCGCCACGGTGCGGTCGCCGTGATCACCCTCGACCGCCCGCCGGTGAACGCCCTCGGGGCGGCTCTGATCGCCGACTTCGGTGTGGCGGTGGCCGAGGCGGCGGATCCGGAGGTGCGGGCCGTGGTCGTGACGGGATCCCCACACTTCGCCGCCGGGGCCGACATCGCGGCGTTCAAGACGCTGATGGACGAGGGAGGCAGCGCCGCCGAACTCGGGGAGGACCTGGGGCGGGTCCTCCAGATGCTGGCCGCCCTTCCCAAGCCGGTGGTGGCGGCGGTCCGCGGCTTCGCCCTGGGCGGTGGCCTCGAGCTGGCCATGGCTTGCGATCTGCGGATGTTCTCCGCCGACGCCCGCGTCGGTCAACCCGAGATCAAGCTGGGGGTCATTCCCGGGGCCGGAGGGACGCAGAGGCTCCCCAGGCTGATCGGTATCGGTCGGGCACGCGACCTCGTCTACACGGGAAGGATGGTCGACGCCGCCGAGGCCAAGGCGATCGGGCTGGCCGATCGCCTCGTCGCCGACGCCGAGTTGGACGATGCCGCCCTGGAATGGGCCACCGAGCTGGCGTCGGGCGCCACGGCGGCGATCGCCATCGCCAAGGCCGCCATCGACCGGGGATGGGACCTCCCGCTGCTTGATGCTCTCGGGCTCGAGGCGGCAGGCTTCCGGGAGGCGTTCGGGACCAGCGACGCCGTCGAGGGGGTCACCGCCTTCCTCGACAAGCGCCCACCCAGATTCCAGGGGGTGTGA
- the murA gene encoding UDP-N-acetylglucosamine 1-carboxyvinyltransferase — translation MDRFVVTGGTPLEGSVAVLGAKNAVLKHLVAALLAPGTHRIENIPAIRDVALMGSVIEHIGARCRFDGSAVEVEVPEELLPEAPLELVRRMRASIVVLGALLARCGEARVALPGGDDFGSRPIDMHLGGLEAMGAHFELVHGELVGSAPEGLRGAEVHLDFPSVGATENVLLAGVTAEGTTVIHNAAREPEIQDLAAFLGRMGARIDGAGTSTVVVEGVGSLSPATHRAVPDRLEAGTYLVGAAITGGEVTVVDCVPEHLRMELRKLGEAGCGIEVGEDWVRLTGPSRPIPVDFATLPYPGFHTDMHPQMVALLSLAAGRSVITENIYAARFRYVGELNRLGARVRLEGQHVIIDGTDALSGCEVDACDIRAGAALVLAGLAAEGETTITEVGHIDRGYTDFDGRLASLGAKITRQTVLPPTPT, via the coding sequence ATGGATCGGTTCGTCGTCACCGGTGGTACCCCCTTGGAGGGCTCGGTGGCGGTGCTGGGGGCGAAGAACGCAGTGCTCAAACATCTGGTGGCCGCCCTCCTGGCCCCGGGAACCCACCGCATCGAGAACATTCCGGCGATCCGCGACGTGGCACTGATGGGGAGCGTCATCGAGCACATCGGGGCCCGGTGCCGTTTCGACGGATCGGCCGTCGAGGTGGAGGTCCCCGAGGAGCTGCTTCCGGAGGCGCCACTGGAGCTGGTGCGCAGGATGCGGGCATCGATCGTCGTTCTCGGGGCTCTACTCGCTCGCTGTGGCGAGGCCCGGGTCGCCTTGCCCGGCGGCGACGACTTCGGGTCCCGGCCCATCGACATGCACCTCGGTGGGCTGGAGGCCATGGGTGCCCACTTCGAACTGGTGCACGGCGAGCTCGTCGGCAGCGCCCCGGAGGGCCTGCGCGGCGCCGAGGTCCACCTCGACTTCCCCTCGGTGGGCGCCACCGAGAACGTGCTGCTCGCCGGGGTGACGGCCGAAGGAACCACCGTCATCCACAACGCCGCTCGGGAGCCGGAGATCCAGGACCTGGCGGCGTTTCTCGGGCGGATGGGCGCCCGAATCGATGGAGCAGGTACTTCCACAGTGGTGGTGGAGGGCGTCGGGAGCCTGTCTCCGGCGACACATCGCGCTGTTCCCGACAGGCTGGAGGCAGGCACCTACCTGGTCGGCGCCGCGATCACGGGGGGTGAGGTGACCGTGGTCGACTGCGTTCCCGAGCACCTGCGGATGGAGCTGCGCAAGCTGGGGGAGGCCGGGTGCGGCATCGAGGTGGGGGAGGACTGGGTTCGACTCACCGGCCCGTCGCGGCCGATCCCGGTCGATTTCGCCACGCTTCCCTACCCCGGGTTCCACACCGACATGCACCCGCAGATGGTGGCGCTCCTGTCCCTGGCTGCCGGCCGCTCGGTGATCACCGAGAACATATACGCCGCGAGGTTCCGCTACGTCGGCGAGCTGAACCGGCTCGGAGCCAGGGTCAGGCTGGAAGGTCAGCACGTGATAATCGACGGCACCGACGCCCTCTCCGGATGCGAGGTCGACGCCTGCGACATCAGGGCGGGGGCGGCTCTGGTGCTGGCAGGGCTGGCCGCCGAGGGGGAGACGACGATCACCGAGGTGGGCCACATCGATCGCGGCTACACCGACTTCGACGGGCGGCTTGCCTCGTTGGGGGCCAAGATCACTCGCCAGACGGTGCTCCCGCCAACACCCACCTAG
- a CDS encoding DUF1761 domain-containing protein — protein MRTFSGFFETLGDLDWLAIVVATIVVLAVITMLFYGPGLGKKWAQANGTEYSMKMDLKQDIPGLVQAFLLQIGVAYMGAADDIEHSLVTALMVTLFLIGPALMARVIWLNASKTAYAIDLGYYFCAVAVGGYVQGLMA, from the coding sequence GTGAGGACCTTCAGCGGGTTCTTCGAGACGCTGGGTGACCTCGACTGGCTGGCGATCGTCGTCGCCACCATCGTGGTGCTGGCCGTGATCACCATGCTCTTCTACGGGCCCGGCCTGGGCAAGAAGTGGGCCCAGGCGAACGGCACCGAGTACAGCATGAAGATGGACCTCAAGCAGGACATCCCCGGCTTGGTGCAGGCCTTCCTGCTCCAGATCGGGGTGGCCTACATGGGCGCCGCCGACGACATCGAGCACTCACTGGTCACCGCCCTGATGGTGACACTCTTCCTCATCGGCCCGGCGCTCATGGCCCGCGTGATCTGGCTCAACGCCAGCAAGACCGCATATGCCATCGATCTCGGGTACTACTTCTGTGCCGTGGCCGTCGGAGGCTACGTCCAGGGCCTGATGGCCTGA
- a CDS encoding SRPBCC family protein: MSGITVSVFIPAPPEAVWADLSRLESHTEWMADAEGIEFLGETRTGVGTRIAVATRVGPFRTNDVMEFTAWDPPKTMGVHHQGLFTGSGRFTLAAEAGGTRFTWSEQIRFPWFLGGPVGAWAARPILGAIWRRNLRRLAARFKP, encoded by the coding sequence ATGTCCGGCATCACCGTCTCCGTGTTCATCCCCGCCCCGCCCGAGGCGGTCTGGGCGGACCTGTCCCGCCTGGAGAGCCACACCGAGTGGATGGCCGACGCCGAAGGGATCGAGTTCCTCGGGGAGACACGAACCGGAGTGGGCACCCGGATCGCCGTCGCCACCCGGGTCGGTCCCTTCCGCACCAACGACGTGATGGAGTTCACAGCCTGGGACCCACCGAAGACGATGGGGGTGCACCATCAGGGCCTGTTCACCGGGTCGGGTCGGTTCACGCTGGCAGCAGAGGCAGGAGGAACCCGCTTCACCTGGTCCGAACAGATCCGGTTCCCCTGGTTCCTGGGGGGCCCTGTGGGGGCCTGGGCAGCACGCCCCATCCTCGGCGCCATCTGGCGCCGCAACCTTCGCCGCCTTGCCGCCCGCTTCAAGCCCTGA
- the rpiB gene encoding ribose 5-phosphate isomerase B codes for MRVAIASDHAGFRLKEELAAAMAATGHAVTDLGTHSEEPVDYPDYAAAVGRAVVQGKVERGIVVCGSGAGAAIAANKVRGVRAAQAHDTYTAHQAVEHDDANLLAIGARVIGPALAAEIVSTFLAARFTAEERHLRRVAKIKALEGDG; via the coding sequence ATGCGCGTCGCCATCGCCTCGGACCACGCCGGGTTCCGGCTCAAGGAGGAGCTGGCGGCCGCCATGGCCGCCACCGGCCACGCCGTCACCGACCTGGGAACCCACTCCGAGGAGCCGGTCGACTACCCGGACTACGCCGCCGCCGTCGGTCGGGCGGTGGTCCAGGGAAAGGTCGAGCGAGGCATCGTGGTGTGTGGCTCGGGAGCGGGTGCCGCCATCGCCGCCAACAAGGTGCGCGGGGTCAGGGCTGCCCAGGCCCACGACACCTACACCGCACACCAGGCCGTCGAACACGACGATGCCAACCTGCTGGCGATCGGCGCCCGGGTGATCGGGCCCGCCCTGGCGGCCGAGATCGTCAGCACCTTCTTGGCGGCCCGCTTCACTGCCGAGGAGCGCCATCTGAGGCGGGTGGCCAAGATCAAGGCCCTCGAGGGAGACGGCTGA
- a CDS encoding NifU family protein: MSEDIATEVDLDLLTETLEYIRPALQADGGDLVLLGVEDGVVNLQLVGACGGCPMSTMTLTAGIERILLDRVPGVVEVNAV, from the coding sequence ATGAGCGAAGACATCGCCACCGAGGTCGACCTCGACCTGCTCACCGAGACCCTCGAGTACATCCGCCCGGCACTCCAGGCAGACGGCGGCGACCTGGTGCTGCTCGGGGTCGAAGACGGCGTGGTGAACCTTCAGCTGGTCGGAGCCTGTGGCGGCTGTCCCATGTCGACGATGACCCTGACCGCCGGGATCGAGCGGATCCTCCTCGACCGGGTTCCCGGAGTGGTCGAGGTGAACGCAGTCTGA